GGTTTGCTGGGGCTGGCGGATAGGGCAGCTGTCTGGATTGAACTACTATCTATCCGTATCGGTGTACCAGTTTTTCCTCCTAAAAAATAAGTCCCGGCTTCTAACAAATCGGGTGCTGTTACTTCCTGTTGTACTTGATAACGTCCCTTGCGGCGTTTCGGTTCTGGTTTAGCAGGTGGATTGTACTTTAGATAACGAGCGATCGCAGGTTGAACTATTGGATTCAAGTCTTTTTGAAAACTGAAAACACAACCGACAATTGTGGCGATTAATAAAGAAAAGACTACTCTTAACACCACAATTTCAGGCTGATCTCGAAACGCCGTCCAAGTTGCCCAAATCACAATTGGATTAATTGTCGGGGCTGCTAGCAAAAAGCCAATCGCTACTGGTGTGGGTACTCCTTGCATCAGCAATCGCCGCGCTACTGGCACATTGCCGCACTCACACACCGGAAAGAAAATACCAATCATGCTGCCGAATAAAGCACCTAGCAGCGGATTTTTGGGCATTTTTTCCACTAATTTGCGCTCATCAACAAAAAATAGCAGCAAACTGGAGAATAAAACCCCAAGAAGCAAAAAAGGCATCGCCTCGACTAGCAGACTTAAAAATAGCGTAAAACCATTGTTCAGTTGATTCATGGGCGTCGCAGTCAAAAGCGGTTTTGAGTTTTTGGATTCTGCCTTGTCATTCTATCGAAACGGGGATCAAAAACACGTACGTACAATTAAACATCATTTGAACAGCAAGTTAATCTGTGTTTTTAATTAGCGCTTAAACGCTGCAAACCCTTTCCT
This region of Nostoc sp. UHCC 0302 genomic DNA includes:
- a CDS encoding permease; translated protein: MNQLNNGFTLFLSLLVEAMPFLLLGVLFSSLLLFFVDERKLVEKMPKNPLLGALFGSMIGIFFPVCECGNVPVARRLLMQGVPTPVAIGFLLAAPTINPIVIWATWTAFRDQPEIVVLRVVFSLLIATIVGCVFSFQKDLNPIVQPAIARYLKYNPPAKPEPKRRKGRYQVQQEVTAPDLLEAGTYFLGGKTGTPIRIDSSSIQTAALSASPSKPLPVKLQLLLDNIIQELRELGAVMVIGSAIAAAIQVLAPRELILGLGAGPISSIIAMLVLAAVVSICSTVDSFFALSFASTFSSGSLLAFLVFGPMVDIKGIGLMLSIFKPRAIFYLFALAGLLTFLFTLFINLHVI